A single genomic interval of Agarivorans aestuarii harbors:
- a CDS encoding efflux RND transporter permease subunit, translated as MIAAIYNNGRLISLLIALILVAGMGAVSTLPRSEDPKITSRFASIVTQYPGASAERVEALVTELIENKIRKLPEIKRVQSSSRPGFSVLQVELKDEVIDVVPVWARVRDLVGELPPLLPLGSSEPVVDDDRGYAFTTLVALRWTGPGDTDLAILGRYAKELQNRLRNVAGTDFVDLQGQGEEEILVEIEPYQAGAMQLTTDQVSQIIAGADAKVSAGELTNDNTRMQLELEGELNSLERIKNIPVSSADNGYVFRLGDLAKVTRQLKSPPEQIAVVERDYAVVVGIRMLSEYRVDLWSARVNQALDDYRTILPSNVSADIIFEQDGYTAKRLGELVVNVLIGFAIIVVVLLLTLGWRSALIVGLSLPLTVMFTLACMKFYGLPIHQMSVTGLVVALGIMVDNAIVMADTIAQKRQQGKSGLQAVKESLAHLWLPLLGSTLTTILAFLPIVLMPGPAGEFVGGIALSVIFSLIGSYFISHTLVAIFSGHFLPSQQTADHWYEKGVQVAWLSGAFKACLRTSLRYPKLAIIVVSSLPVLGFYSAGSLTEQFFPPSDRDMFQIEVYMAPQSSIYATERLTEKLTEHLYAKEGISSVSWFVGNNAPSFYYNLMLRQQGAKNYAQAMIKTDDFRAANDLIPKLQVEFDLLYPEAQILVRKLEQGPPFNAPIELRVYGPNLDKLKELGDQYRRILSEIPHVTHTRATLLAGTPKVWLKVNEEASRLSGIVLTDIAGQLQANLQGRINGSVLEASESLPVRIRLADEQRKHVENLGDITLTSQIAGNIPLASIAELDIRPSRGEIPRRNGKRVNTVEGYLQTDILPEQVLEVFREHLEQADIPLPAGYSLEFGGEGAERNEAVGNLLASVGIIAVLLITVVVLSFNSFRLSFLIMITAIQAAGLGLLSVFIFNYPFGFTVIIGLLGLVGLAINAAIVIVAELKSDAKACAGDHESICFGVLSCTRHITSTTITTVGGFLPLILEGGGFWPPFAVAIAGGTVLTTMLSFFFVPVVFSIIAKGKRKIPSVGEPTVAH; from the coding sequence ATGATTGCAGCTATTTATAATAATGGGCGTTTAATTTCCTTACTTATAGCGCTTATTTTGGTGGCTGGCATGGGGGCTGTTAGCACCTTGCCGCGCAGCGAAGACCCTAAAATTACCAGCCGTTTTGCCAGTATTGTGACTCAATATCCCGGTGCGTCTGCAGAACGGGTTGAAGCCTTGGTGACCGAATTAATTGAAAACAAAATTCGCAAATTGCCAGAAATTAAACGGGTTCAATCCTCTTCTCGTCCTGGCTTTTCGGTGCTGCAAGTTGAGTTAAAAGATGAAGTCATCGATGTTGTCCCCGTATGGGCAAGGGTGCGTGATTTGGTGGGAGAACTCCCCCCCTTGTTGCCCTTGGGGAGTTCTGAACCAGTAGTCGATGATGATCGAGGTTATGCGTTTACCACCTTGGTTGCACTGCGTTGGACAGGCCCCGGAGATACCGATTTAGCTATTCTTGGCCGCTATGCTAAAGAGCTACAAAACCGTTTGCGCAATGTGGCAGGAACCGACTTTGTTGACTTACAAGGGCAGGGTGAAGAAGAAATACTGGTAGAAATTGAACCCTACCAAGCGGGCGCCATGCAGCTAACCACTGACCAAGTGTCGCAAATTATCGCCGGAGCGGACGCTAAGGTATCGGCGGGCGAACTGACTAACGACAATACACGAATGCAACTAGAGCTGGAGGGTGAGCTTAACTCGCTAGAGCGGATTAAGAACATCCCTGTGAGCAGCGCCGACAATGGTTATGTATTCCGCCTAGGTGATCTCGCTAAAGTCACTCGCCAGCTTAAATCTCCGCCAGAGCAAATTGCCGTGGTAGAGCGCGATTATGCTGTGGTAGTGGGCATTAGAATGCTCTCTGAATATCGGGTGGATTTGTGGAGCGCTCGAGTTAACCAAGCGCTGGATGATTACCGCACCATCTTGCCTAGCAATGTCAGTGCAGACATCATTTTTGAACAAGATGGTTACACCGCTAAACGCCTTGGTGAGTTAGTGGTTAACGTGCTGATTGGTTTTGCCATTATCGTGGTGGTGTTGCTGCTTACCTTAGGTTGGCGTTCGGCGCTTATTGTTGGTTTGTCCTTGCCACTAACGGTAATGTTTACTTTAGCCTGCATGAAGTTTTACGGTTTGCCCATTCACCAAATGTCGGTAACTGGCTTGGTGGTTGCCTTGGGCATTATGGTGGACAACGCCATTGTCATGGCCGACACCATTGCTCAAAAACGTCAGCAGGGAAAAAGCGGCTTACAAGCGGTTAAAGAGTCTTTGGCTCATTTATGGTTACCCTTGTTGGGTTCAACCCTCACCACCATTCTGGCTTTCTTGCCGATTGTATTAATGCCAGGGCCCGCCGGTGAGTTTGTTGGTGGTATTGCGCTTAGCGTGATTTTCTCGCTAATTGGTTCTTACTTTATTTCGCATACCTTGGTGGCTATTTTCTCGGGCCATTTCTTACCTTCTCAGCAAACCGCCGATCATTGGTACGAAAAAGGCGTGCAAGTTGCTTGGCTCAGCGGTGCCTTTAAAGCCTGTTTACGCACAAGTCTGCGCTACCCTAAATTGGCGATTATTGTTGTATCAAGCCTGCCAGTTTTGGGTTTTTACAGCGCTGGCAGTTTAACCGAGCAGTTCTTTCCGCCGTCTGATCGTGACATGTTCCAAATTGAAGTGTACATGGCGCCGCAGTCGAGTATTTATGCCACCGAACGTTTGACCGAAAAGCTAACTGAGCATCTATATGCTAAAGAAGGTATTAGCTCGGTGAGTTGGTTTGTAGGCAATAATGCACCATCGTTTTACTACAATTTGATGCTGCGCCAGCAGGGTGCCAAAAACTACGCGCAAGCAATGATTAAGACTGACGACTTTAGAGCTGCTAACGATCTTATTCCTAAGTTACAAGTCGAGTTTGATTTGCTCTATCCCGAAGCGCAAATTTTAGTCAGGAAGCTAGAACAGGGTCCTCCTTTTAATGCTCCGATTGAGTTGCGGGTTTATGGTCCAAACCTAGATAAACTTAAAGAACTGGGTGATCAATACCGGCGCATTCTTTCCGAGATCCCACACGTTACTCATACGCGCGCTACTTTGTTGGCGGGCACGCCCAAGGTGTGGTTAAAAGTTAATGAAGAAGCATCTCGCTTAAGCGGCATTGTATTAACCGATATTGCTGGTCAGTTACAGGCAAACCTACAAGGCCGTATTAACGGTAGTGTGCTCGAGGCCAGTGAGTCTTTGCCGGTGCGGATTCGTTTGGCCGATGAGCAACGTAAACACGTTGAGAACTTAGGTGATATAACCCTTACCAGCCAAATAGCCGGGAATATACCGCTAGCGTCTATTGCTGAACTAGATATTCGCCCCAGTCGCGGCGAAATACCGCGCCGGAACGGTAAACGAGTAAATACCGTAGAAGGTTATTTGCAAACCGATATTCTGCCTGAGCAAGTGCTAGAAGTATTTCGGGAACATCTAGAGCAAGCCGATATTCCGCTTCCCGCTGGATACAGCTTGGAGTTTGGTGGTGAAGGCGCCGAGCGTAATGAGGCAGTGGGCAATTTATTGGCCAGTGTTGGCATTATCGCGGTGCTACTGATTACTGTAGTGGTGCTGTCGTTTAACTCCTTCCGTTTAAGCTTCTTGATTATGATTACTGCGATTCAAGCGGCAGGTTTGGGTTTATTAAGTGTATTTATATTTAATTACCCCTTCGGTTTTACCGTTATTATTGGGCTACTAGGTTTGGTGGGCTTAGCGATTAACGCGGCCATTGTGATTGTCGCCGAGCTTAAATCCGATGCCAAAGCCTGCGCTGGCGATCATGAATCCATATGTTTTGGGGTGCTTAGTTGTACTCGGCATATTACTTCTACCACCATCACCACAGTGGGTGGCTTCTTACCGCTAATTTTAGAAGGTGGCGGTTTTTGGCCGCCGTTTGCGGTGGCCATTGCTGGTGGTACGGTGCTTACCACTATGCTGTCATTCTTCTTTGTGCCAGTGGTCTTTTCGATAATTGCCAAAGGCAAACGCAAAATCCCATCGGTAGGTGAACCAACAGTGGCGCATTAG
- a CDS encoding cupin domain-containing protein — translation MDVGKRLKSIRLMRGISQRELAKLSGVTNSMISQIEQNQVNPSVGSLKKILDAIPISMGEFFTLEMESDDKIFYSAEELTDLGDGKVKMLLVGSKHNGRQLAILREIYPPGADTGTEFIQHEGEEGGIVIRGEIEITVGSKSKVLKAGDSYYFETRKPHRFRNKSKEECELISAATPPTF, via the coding sequence ATGGATGTTGGAAAACGCCTTAAAAGTATTCGCCTAATGCGCGGCATTTCGCAACGCGAACTGGCCAAATTAAGCGGGGTCACTAACAGCATGATCTCGCAAATTGAGCAAAACCAAGTTAACCCTTCGGTAGGCTCTTTAAAAAAAATACTTGATGCTATTCCTATTTCAATGGGCGAGTTTTTCACCCTTGAAATGGAAAGTGACGACAAGATTTTCTATAGCGCCGAAGAACTTACCGACCTCGGTGACGGCAAGGTCAAAATGTTATTGGTTGGTAGTAAACACAATGGCCGACAACTGGCGATTTTGCGCGAGATTTACCCGCCAGGCGCCGATACTGGCACCGAGTTTATTCAACACGAAGGTGAAGAAGGTGGCATTGTAATCCGCGGAGAAATTGAAATTACCGTAGGCAGCAAATCTAAAGTGCTAAAAGCTGGAGATTCTTATTACTTTGAAACCCGTAAGCCACATCGCTTTCGCAATAAAAGCAAGGAAGAGTGTGAGCTCATCAGCGCCGCGACGCCACCTACTTTCTAA
- a CDS encoding ABC transporter permease subunit, which translates to MDAIPVYKTKWKWLILSLGLAFLYLPILSLIAYSFNANRLVTVWSGFSTKWYGALFNDSLLMNGISLSLLIGFLSASAAVVLGTLAAFVMTRYSKFRGETSFAFMITAPLVMPEVITGLSLLLLFISLGQVFDLFSQRGMLTIWIAHVTFCTAYVSVVVSSRLRELDKSIEEAAMDLGATPFKVFFVITLPTILPALVAGWLLAFTLSLDDLVIASFVSGPSATTLPMVVFSSVRLGVSPKINALATLIIGVVSVATFIAWWLMAKAEKRRLLELKISNAK; encoded by the coding sequence ATGGACGCGATCCCGGTTTACAAAACTAAGTGGAAGTGGCTGATACTCAGCCTTGGCTTGGCCTTTTTATACCTGCCGATTTTAAGCCTTATCGCTTACTCGTTTAACGCTAACCGTTTAGTGACGGTGTGGAGTGGCTTTTCTACCAAGTGGTATGGGGCGTTGTTTAACGACTCGCTACTAATGAATGGCATTAGTTTAAGCTTACTCATTGGCTTTTTATCTGCCTCCGCAGCTGTAGTATTAGGTACCCTTGCTGCCTTTGTGATGACCCGCTATAGCAAATTTAGAGGCGAAACCAGCTTTGCCTTTATGATTACTGCCCCACTGGTGATGCCAGAAGTTATCACCGGCTTAAGCCTGTTATTGCTGTTTATTTCTTTAGGCCAAGTATTTGATCTATTTAGCCAACGCGGCATGCTAACTATTTGGATTGCCCACGTCACCTTCTGTACAGCCTATGTATCGGTGGTGGTGAGCTCGCGCTTACGCGAGCTAGATAAAAGCATCGAAGAAGCCGCCATGGATTTGGGGGCGACGCCTTTTAAAGTGTTTTTCGTTATCACCCTGCCGACAATTCTTCCTGCCTTAGTGGCCGGCTGGTTATTGGCCTTCACTTTATCTTTAGATGACCTAGTAATTGCCAGCTTTGTATCCGGCCCAAGTGCCACAACCTTGCCGATGGTGGTGTTTTCTAGCGTAAGGTTAGGGGTAAGTCCCAAAATTAATGCCCTAGCTACCCTGATTATTGGTGTAGTATCTGTCGCTACTTTTATTGCTTGGTGGTTAATGGCCAAAGCAGAAAAACGCCGCTTGCTAGAATTAAAGATTAGCAATGCTAAATAG
- the potH gene encoding putrescine ABC transporter permease PotH, producing MLASRQLRGTQNMTMLSNKLKQRLHRWVPSGRCAIMAVPYFWLFLFFLMPFFIVFKISFAEAMIAIPPYSELITMVDEQVQILLNLGNYGYLIEDDLYISSYLQSVRIASISTFLCFVIGFPMAWAIVHSSPANRNILLMLIILPSWTSFLIRVYAWIGILKNNGFLNNILLYVGVIDEPLQILHTDTAVYIGIVYTYLPFMILPLYTALMRVDYSLIEAARDLGASTLTVLFKVLLPLTKAGIIAGSMLVFIPAVGEFVIPELLGGPDSILIGKVLWQEFFNNRDWPVASAVASVMLLLLMVPIMFFYRYQKRELEAS from the coding sequence ATGCTGGCAAGCCGACAGCTGCGTGGTACTCAAAATATGACCATGCTTAGCAATAAACTTAAACAAAGGCTTCATCGCTGGGTGCCAAGTGGGCGCTGCGCCATTATGGCGGTGCCTTACTTTTGGCTATTTTTATTCTTTTTAATGCCGTTCTTTATCGTCTTTAAAATCAGTTTTGCCGAGGCAATGATTGCCATTCCTCCCTATAGTGAGTTAATCACGATGGTGGATGAGCAAGTACAAATACTGCTCAACTTAGGCAACTATGGCTATTTAATCGAAGACGATCTCTACATTAGCTCCTACTTGCAGTCGGTACGCATTGCTTCGATTTCCACCTTTTTGTGTTTTGTTATCGGCTTTCCAATGGCCTGGGCCATCGTGCATTCCAGCCCAGCAAACAGAAATATTCTGCTGATGCTGATTATTCTCCCCTCGTGGACCAGCTTTTTAATTCGGGTTTATGCCTGGATAGGTATTCTTAAAAACAATGGCTTCTTAAACAACATCTTGCTCTACGTAGGTGTTATCGATGAACCGCTACAAATACTGCACACCGACACAGCGGTTTATATTGGCATTGTGTATACCTATTTGCCGTTTATGATCCTGCCCTTATACACCGCACTTATGCGGGTTGATTATTCCCTGATAGAAGCGGCACGTGATCTAGGTGCCTCCACCCTAACTGTATTATTCAAAGTGCTATTGCCACTAACAAAAGCCGGCATTATCGCAGGCTCAATGTTGGTATTTATTCCCGCTGTAGGTGAGTTTGTTATCCCTGAGTTACTGGGTGGGCCCGACTCAATTCTTATTGGTAAGGTGCTATGGCAAGAGTTCTTTAATAACCGTGACTGGCCTGTTGCATCAGCCGTAGCTTCGGTGATGTTATTGCTATTAATGGTGCCGATTATGTTCTTTTATCGTTATCAAAAACGTGAATTGGAGGCCAGCTAA
- the potG gene encoding putrescine ABC transporter ATP-binding subunit PotG, with translation MAAVSHISKLPVDGEKVPEPLLQIENLSKDYDGAIAVDNVSLTINKGEIFALLGASGCGKSTLLRLLAGFEKPSAGKIILDGQELIGVPPHQRPVNMMFQSYALFPHMTVEQNIAFGLKQDKLPKDEIGATVAKMLELVRMKDYARRKPHQLSGGQRQRVALARSLAKRPKLLLLDEPMGALDKNLRGQMQLEVVDILEKVGVTCVMVTHDQEEAMTMASRIAIMNRGQFIQVGEPEEIYEYPNSRFSAEFIGSVNVFEGVLRDNDNDSATIDSPELGYPISLNHGVSSAPGVPFMVAVRPEKMSIFKTLKGRHNNVCQGKVEDIAYLGDQSIYYVRLASGKRVTAAMPNSSRHRNNMPTWEDQVYLCWQADSCVVLKI, from the coding sequence ATGGCTGCGGTGTCACACATTTCAAAGCTTCCTGTTGATGGCGAAAAAGTCCCGGAACCTTTGTTACAGATTGAAAATTTAAGTAAAGATTACGACGGCGCAATAGCTGTAGACAACGTAAGCCTAACCATAAACAAGGGCGAAATTTTTGCCTTATTAGGTGCATCGGGTTGTGGTAAATCCACTTTACTAAGGTTGTTAGCTGGCTTCGAAAAGCCCAGTGCTGGCAAAATTATTCTCGATGGCCAAGAGCTGATTGGCGTACCTCCACATCAGCGCCCAGTGAATATGATGTTTCAATCCTATGCGCTATTTCCCCACATGACCGTGGAACAAAACATCGCCTTTGGCCTAAAACAAGACAAGTTGCCCAAAGATGAAATTGGCGCAACCGTAGCTAAGATGCTCGAGCTAGTGCGCATGAAAGACTACGCTCGCCGCAAACCGCATCAATTATCGGGTGGGCAACGCCAACGCGTGGCACTGGCACGTAGCCTAGCTAAACGTCCAAAACTGTTACTGTTAGACGAACCGATGGGTGCACTAGATAAAAACCTGCGTGGTCAAATGCAGCTTGAAGTAGTGGATATTCTAGAAAAGGTTGGCGTTACCTGTGTAATGGTAACTCACGACCAAGAAGAAGCCATGACCATGGCAAGCCGCATTGCCATTATGAATCGCGGCCAGTTTATTCAAGTGGGCGAGCCGGAAGAAATTTACGAATACCCTAACTCACGTTTTAGTGCCGAGTTTATTGGCTCTGTAAACGTATTTGAGGGAGTGTTGCGTGACAATGATAACGACAGCGCGACTATTGACAGCCCAGAGCTTGGTTACCCGATTAGCTTAAATCACGGCGTATCATCAGCTCCTGGCGTTCCGTTCATGGTGGCTGTTCGCCCTGAAAAAATGAGTATTTTCAAAACCCTTAAAGGGCGCCATAACAATGTATGCCAAGGCAAGGTAGAAGACATCGCCTATCTTGGCGATCAGTCTATTTACTATGTGCGGTTAGCCAGTGGTAAACGGGTCACCGCCGCTATGCCTAATAGCAGCCGCCACCGCAACAATATGCCAACTTGGGAAGACCAAGTGTACTTATGCTGGCAAGCCGACAGCTGCGTGGTACTCAAAATATGA
- a CDS encoding extracellular solute-binding protein: MKNASFTLTLASLLTASAFTLQAAEEKVLNVYNWSDYIAEDTIAQFEAETGIKVVYDVFDSNEVLEAKILSGSTGFDIVVPTSDFLARQVQAGAFIKLDKTKLSNYANLDDKIMSMLDETADPDNQYAVPYLWGTTGLGYNVDKVKEVLGDDAPVDSWDLVFKPENMEKLQSCGVAFLNAPTELFAAALHYVGKDPNSVDPNDYKDTGEAYKLLKSVRPYVTYFHSSQYINDLANGDICVAIGWSGDVLQASDRAAEADNGVVVEYVIPQEGALAWFDLMAIPADAPHKDNAHKFINFLLQPKVISEISNYVWYANPTPASKEFIDPEIIEHPGIYPSDETLAKLYGAKVMPAKASRTLTRSWTKFLQN, translated from the coding sequence ATGAAAAACGCTAGCTTTACCCTAACCCTAGCCTCCCTGTTAACTGCCAGCGCGTTTACCCTGCAGGCAGCCGAAGAAAAAGTACTTAATGTGTACAACTGGTCTGACTATATCGCCGAAGATACCATCGCCCAGTTTGAAGCCGAAACCGGCATTAAAGTGGTTTACGATGTATTCGATTCAAACGAAGTACTTGAAGCCAAGATTCTTTCCGGCTCAACCGGTTTTGACATTGTGGTGCCAACCTCAGACTTTTTAGCCCGCCAAGTTCAGGCTGGTGCGTTTATCAAATTAGATAAAACAAAGTTGAGTAATTACGCCAACTTAGATGATAAAATCATGTCAATGCTTGATGAAACTGCAGATCCGGATAATCAATATGCAGTGCCTTACCTTTGGGGAACCACAGGTTTAGGTTACAACGTAGACAAAGTTAAAGAAGTATTAGGTGACGACGCCCCAGTAGATAGTTGGGATCTGGTATTTAAGCCAGAAAACATGGAAAAACTACAAAGCTGTGGAGTAGCATTTTTAAATGCTCCTACCGAGTTATTTGCAGCAGCGCTGCATTACGTAGGTAAAGATCCAAACAGTGTTGATCCGAACGACTACAAAGACACTGGCGAGGCTTACAAACTGCTCAAATCAGTACGCCCTTATGTGACTTATTTTCACTCTTCGCAATACATTAACGACTTAGCGAACGGTGACATTTGTGTGGCCATTGGCTGGTCAGGTGATGTACTGCAAGCCTCAGATCGTGCTGCCGAAGCCGATAACGGAGTAGTGGTTGAGTATGTTATCCCGCAAGAAGGGGCCTTAGCCTGGTTTGACCTAATGGCCATTCCAGCGGATGCACCACATAAAGATAATGCACACAAATTCATTAACTTTTTACTGCAACCTAAGGTAATTTCGGAGATCTCTAACTACGTATGGTATGCCAACCCAACGCCTGCCTCTAAAGAGTTTATTGATCCAGAAATTATTGAACATCCGGGTATCTATCCAAGTGACGAAACCTTGGCTAAATTATATGGAGCCAAGGTAATGCCAGCAAAAGCGTCTCGAACTCTGACACGCTCTTGGACTAAGTTTCTTCAAAACTAA